The Strix uralensis isolate ZFMK-TIS-50842 chromosome 35, bStrUra1, whole genome shotgun sequence genome has a window encoding:
- the LOC141936941 gene encoding zinc finger protein RFP-like: MGEQPRVAAMKFFGESAETCEQRDGAWSRSWEKLAASRFLLSREGSQDKIQSHLRSLRKALAEFLDWRASEEKRRLDYLETSEAERRRIGAEFERLRWFLEEKEREVLGRLAELDAAFEAAQEEKSLRVAEGIARPQGLIGQLEAKRSPQDIGSILSGWSEMRLQLLSGLPRELEKSLSCCRRQREALREALQEFRDTGRPEAKPGAGQFPSAKEKAKAASLPQLLADRKSVRWDEEQRGGEPGPGQDPTGACQGGAPGRCRTRTR; the protein is encoded by the exons ATGGGCGAGCAGCCGCGGGTTGCGGCCATGAAGTTTTTCGGGGAATCCGCTGAGACCTGCGAG CAAAGAGACGGCGCCTGGTCCCGTTCGTGGGAAAAACTGGCAGCGAGTCGATTCCTGCTTTCAAGGGAAGGCAGCCAG GACAAAATCCAGTCTCACTTGCGATCCCTAAGGAAGGCGTTGGCAGAATTTCTGGACTGGAGAGCGAGCGAAGAGAAGCGACGCCTGGACTATCTG gagacGAGCGAAGCCGAGCGGCGTCGCATCGGGGCCGAGTTCGAGCGGCTGCGCTGGTTCCTGGAGGAGAAGGAGCGGGAGGTGCTGGGGCGGTTGGCGGAGCTCGATGCCGCTTTCGAAGCCGCCCAGGAGGAAAAATCTTTGCGGGTGGCCGAGGGGATCGCGCGGCCCCAGGGGCTCATCGGGCAGCTGGAGGCCAAGCGCTCGCCCCAG GATATCGGGAGCATCCTGAGCGG CTGGAGCGAAATGAGGCTTCAGCTCCTCTCggggctccccagggagctggAGAAAAGCCTGAGCTGCTGCCGCCGCCAGCGGGAGGCGCTGCGGGAGGCCCTGCAGGAATTCCGAG ACACGGGGAGACCCGAAGCGAAGCCGGGAGCGGGACAATTCCCCAGCGCAAAGGAGAAGG CGAAGGCGGCTTCGCTCCCGCAGCTCTTGGCGGACAGAAAAAGCGTCCGGTGGGATGAGGAGCAGCGAGGGGGGGAGCCCGGACCGGGGCAGGACCCGACCGGCGCCTGCcaggggggagccccggggcgaTGCCGGACGCGGACGCGGTAG
- the MGAT1 gene encoding LOW QUALITY PROTEIN: alpha-1,3-mannosyl-glycoprotein 2-beta-N-acetylglucosaminyltransferase (The sequence of the model RefSeq protein was modified relative to this genomic sequence to represent the inferred CDS: inserted 3 bases in 3 codons), translated as MLKKSSLVLWGAALFIAWNGLLLLFLWSRPPPPGEGARLTAEVIRLAQDAETELERQKHLLRQIHRYSHAWGRRHRRGGQIPPKPPPRPSLPPPPPPPHLTDPSGVVLPILVLACDQQHVRRCLDKLLRYRPSAQRFPVIVSQDCGHAETARVIASYGDAVTHLRHPTSATSRVPAEHRKFQGYYKIARHYRWALGQVFRVFRHRAVVVVEDDLEVAPDFFEYFQATFPLLLADRSLWCVSAWNDNGKEQMVDGARADLLYRTDFFPGLGWLLLAELWXELEPKWPRAFWDXWMRQPKQRRDRSCVRPEISRTMTFRRKGVSHGQFFDQYLKFIKLNDRFVPFTQLDLSYLKKEEYERFFLAEVYAAPEVKVEELQGNRRRELATVRLQYSGRDSFKAFAKALGLMDDLKSGVPRAGYRGIVSFXLRGRRVYLAPPRDWTGYDPSWS; from the exons ATGCTGAAGAAGAGCAGCTTGGTGTTGTGGGGGGCGGCGCTCTTCATCGCCTGGaacggcctcctcctcctcttcctctggagccgcccgcctcccccgggcGAAGGCGCCCGCCTGACGGCCGAGGTGATCCGCTTGGCTCAAGATGCCGAAACCGAACTGGAACGCCAAAAACACCTCCTGCGCCAAATCCACCGCTACAGCCACGCGTGGGggcgccgccaccgccgcggGGGTCAAATCCCCCCCAAACCGCCGCcgcgtccctccctccctcctcctcctcctcctcctcacctcacCGATCCCTCCGGGGTGGTTTTACCCATTTTAGTGTTGGCGTGCGACCAGCAGCACGTGCGTCGGTGTTTGGATAAACTCTTACGGTACCGCCCGTCGGCTCAACGCTTCCCCGTCATCGTCAGCCAGGACTGCGGCCACGCCGAGACGGCGCGCGTCATCGCTTCGTACGGCGACGCCGTCACCCACCTCCGACACCCGACCTCGGCGACGTCCCGGGTACCGGCGGAACACCGCAAATTCCAAGGTTATTATAAAATCGCCCGACATTACCGTTGGGCGTTGGGGCAGGTTTTTCGCGTTTTCCGTCACCGCGCCGTCGTGGTGGTCGAAGACGATTTAGAAGTGGCGCCGGATTTTTTCGAGTATTTCCAAGCGACTTTCCCGTTGCTCCTCGCCGATCGCAGCCTTTGGTGCGTCTCCGCTTGGAACGACAACGGGAAAGAACAAATGGTGGACGGCGCGAGAGCCGATTTGCTTTATCGAACCGATTTTTTTCCCGGTCTCGGTTGGTTGCTTTTAGCTGAACTTT ATGAACTTGAACCCAAATGGCCACGAGCTTTTTGGG GATGGATGCGACAACCGAAACAACGCCGCGACCGGTCGTGCGTCCGCCCCGAAATCTCCCGTACGATGACGTTTCGGCGTAAAGGAGTCAGCCACGGGCAATTTTTTgatcaatatttaaaatttatcaaACTCAACGACCGTTTCGTGCCTTTTACCCAACTGGATCTTTCTTACCTCAAAAAGGAGGAGTACGAACGTTTTTTTCTCGCCGAGGTTTACGCCGCGCCCGAGGTGAAGGTGGAGGAGCTCCAAGGCAACCGACGACGGGAATTGGCCACCGTGAGGCTGCAGTACAGTGGCCGCGACTCCTTCAAAGCTTTCGCCAAAGCCCTGGGGCTCATGGACGACCTCAAATCCGGCGTCCCCCGCGCCGGCTACCGCGGCATCGTCAGCT GTCTACGGGGCCGTCGCGTTTATCTGGCGCCGCCGAGGGACTGGACGGGTTACGATCCCAGTTGGAGTTAG